A window from Oceanotoga teriensis encodes these proteins:
- a CDS encoding extracellular solute-binding protein, which translates to MKILCVEDPIVNFYLNKNSPIKKYEKKISEKIDIVVLNWNDYYHEYSKIIDNDLYLYDAFMCPGNLWLPDLILKNKILKIDDLDNYNFEDFFDSVKYEIYYKNNFYMFPIFNDGHIIYAKKKDNLLYDKVFLDYKNLKEFLLHYKNKFSLKASKNEIFLDFLPFYFNNNNNFTDILNGFSEFEDSLKKSIIDYLYIKKFCINGSEDYGNKEISERLKTNLLDAAISWSGQAIDILKNNKYDFNYYTYRKPLKITWGFVISKNTINFKKTLNFLKFLTNEENEIESAYFSGCPCRKKSYKYNFLPLKLREVIIKMLLNAKSLPSINGLTDLYSIFYYYLHYFYVNGFSDEKYKLFLKNIKNNNFIS; encoded by the coding sequence ATGAAAATTTTATGTGTTGAAGATCCAATTGTAAATTTTTACTTAAATAAAAATAGTCCTATTAAAAAATATGAGAAAAAAATTTCTGAAAAAATAGATATTGTTGTCTTGAATTGGAATGATTATTATCATGAATATTCTAAGATAATTGATAATGATCTTTATTTATATGATGCTTTTATGTGTCCAGGAAATTTATGGCTCCCAGACCTTATTTTGAAAAATAAAATTTTAAAAATTGATGATTTAGATAATTATAATTTTGAAGATTTTTTTGATTCTGTTAAATATGAAATATATTATAAAAATAATTTTTATATGTTTCCAATTTTTAATGATGGACATATTATATATGCTAAAAAAAAAGATAATTTATTATATGATAAGGTATTTTTAGATTATAAAAATTTAAAAGAATTTTTACTTCATTATAAAAATAAGTTTTCTTTAAAAGCATCAAAAAATGAAATATTTTTGGATTTTTTACCTTTTTATTTTAATAACAATAATAATTTTACAGATATTTTGAATGGTTTTTCTGAATTTGAAGATTCGTTAAAAAAGTCAATTATTGATTATTTATATATTAAAAAATTTTGTATAAATGGATCAGAAGATTATGGAAATAAAGAAATATCTGAAAGATTAAAAACAAATTTATTAGATGCAGCAATTTCTTGGAGTGGTCAAGCTATAGATATATTGAAAAATAATAAATATGATTTTAATTATTATACTTATAGAAAGCCTTTAAAAATTACTTGGGGATTTGTGATTTCAAAAAATACTATTAACTTTAAAAAAACATTAAATTTTTTAAAATTTTTAACTAATGAAGAAAATGAAATCGAATCAGCATATTTTAGTGGTTGTCCATGTAGAAAAAAATCATATAAATATAATTTTTTACCTTTAAAATTAAGGGAAGTTATAATTAAAATGCTTTTAAATGCGAAATCTTTACCTTCTATAAATGGGCTAACAGATTTATATTCGATCTTTTATTATTATTTACATTATTTTTATGTTAATGGGTTTAGTGATGAAAAGTATAAATTATTCTTAAAAAATATAAAGAATAATAATTTTATATCTTAG
- a CDS encoding substrate-binding domain-containing protein, translating into MKKFITFFIILSLSLLVFSGNSINKSRTIALSVSSMNNGFFVGLEKGVRDRAEELQINYVLANANGSVMKQLSDIEDLITQNVDALIVNALDGDAIIPAVKKANKAGIPILFLDRGANSTGMTCFIETDNVAMGRMAGEYIVRKLIDRYGKPIGNIVELEGLQGVTPTRDRGKGFNEVIEKYPDINIIARQNADFDQEKALNVMQNILQANSKIDAVFGHNDDNTIGAMSAIEMSGRSKPIDDKEHIILVGIDGIAQALYAVRKEKIDVSITQTVLDMGKTAVDLAIDKLDGKFVPPHVYTDFFIVDKNNADDEKLWGNIIK; encoded by the coding sequence ATGAAAAAGTTTATTACATTTTTTATCATTTTAAGTTTGTCATTATTAGTTTTTTCTGGAAATTCCATTAATAAAAGTAGAACAATAGCTTTGTCTGTTTCTTCTATGAATAACGGTTTTTTTGTAGGACTTGAAAAAGGAGTAAGAGATAGAGCCGAAGAACTTCAAATTAATTATGTTCTTGCAAATGCAAATGGTAGTGTTATGAAACAACTTTCTGATATAGAGGATTTAATAACTCAAAATGTTGATGCATTAATAGTGAATGCACTTGATGGAGATGCAATAATACCTGCTGTAAAAAAAGCAAATAAAGCTGGAATTCCTATATTATTTCTCGATAGAGGAGCTAATTCAACAGGAATGACTTGTTTTATAGAAACAGATAATGTAGCAATGGGAAGAATGGCTGGAGAATATATAGTAAGAAAGTTAATAGATAGATATGGAAAACCTATTGGAAATATAGTAGAACTCGAAGGATTACAAGGAGTTACTCCTACTAGAGATCGTGGAAAAGGTTTTAATGAGGTCATAGAAAAATATCCTGATATAAACATCATAGCAAGGCAAAATGCAGACTTTGATCAAGAAAAAGCACTTAATGTTATGCAAAATATATTACAAGCTAATTCTAAAATAGATGCTGTTTTTGGACATAATGATGATAATACAATAGGTGCGATGTCAGCTATAGAAATGTCTGGTAGATCAAAACCGATTGATGATAAAGAACATATAATATTAGTTGGAATAGATGGAATAGCTCAGGCTTTATATGCTGTAAGAAAGGAAAAAATAGATGTTTCTATAACCCAAACAGTTTTAGATATGGGAAAAACAGCTGTTGATCTTGCGATAGATAAACTTGATGGCAAATTTGTACCGCCACATGTATATACGGATTTTTTTATTGTAGATAAAAATAATGCAGATGATGAAAAACTTTGGGGAAATATAATAAAGTAA
- a CDS encoding ABC transporter permease codes for MILFGFIILCFILGLLTNRFFTINNWRNIFVQSSTTGIVAVGMTFVIITGGIDLSVGSVLAFTAMISAGMIRGNMNPILAIIFTLVFGLCIGLINGLFISKLKMPPFIVTLAAMSIARGLAMVYSGGRTIPIMNDTYNFMGQGYLFKIIPIPIIIMIIAFFIAGYILKYTSFGRKTYAVGGNREAAKFSGIKIDNIEMIAYSITGLMSATAGIVLSGRLGASLPTSAEGLELDAIGAVVIGGASLSGGKGTIFGTFIGVLIMSVLNNGMNLLNVNPFYQQVFKGLIILVAVLIDVLKNRYKNE; via the coding sequence ATGATTTTATTTGGGTTTATAATTTTATGTTTTATTTTAGGACTTTTAACTAATAGATTTTTTACAATAAATAATTGGAGAAATATATTTGTTCAATCTTCAACTACTGGTATTGTAGCTGTAGGAATGACTTTTGTAATAATTACTGGAGGAATAGATTTATCTGTTGGATCAGTTTTAGCTTTTACAGCTATGATTTCTGCGGGAATGATTAGAGGGAATATGAATCCAATTTTAGCAATTATTTTTACACTTGTTTTTGGCCTTTGTATTGGATTGATAAATGGATTATTTATTTCTAAATTGAAGATGCCTCCATTTATAGTTACTTTGGCTGCAATGTCTATTGCAAGAGGTTTGGCTATGGTTTATAGTGGTGGAAGAACAATTCCTATTATGAATGATACATATAATTTTATGGGTCAAGGATATTTGTTCAAAATTATTCCTATACCAATCATTATAATGATAATAGCTTTTTTTATTGCTGGTTATATTCTTAAATATACATCTTTTGGAAGAAAAACATATGCCGTTGGTGGAAATCGAGAAGCAGCAAAATTTTCTGGAATAAAAATAGACAATATTGAAATGATTGCTTATTCAATAACAGGTTTAATGTCTGCAACAGCAGGAATAGTTCTATCTGGAAGGTTAGGAGCTTCTTTACCTACATCAGCTGAAGGTCTTGAACTTGATGCTATAGGAGCTGTTGTGATTGGTGGAGCGAGTCTATCTGGTGGAAAAGGTACTATTTTTGGAACATTTATAGGTGTTTTGATAATGTCTGTTTTGAATAATGGAATGAACTTATTAAATGTTAATCCTTTTTATCAACAAGTGTTTAAAGGTCTTATAATTTTGGTTGCGGTTTTAATAGATGTACTTAAAAATAGATATAAAAATGAGTGA